Genomic DNA from Magnolia sinica isolate HGM2019 chromosome 4, MsV1, whole genome shotgun sequence:
ATTCTACCATTTGCTGGGTTTGGGTCTCAATTTAGCCCCTGCTTTGTCCTCATCTGATTTTCCAGTGGAAAGGGGTTGGTGATGTGGGGAGAGAGAGACTTACCGATACGGGGATGATACAGCTTTCAATATAGGGTGATAGGTACCAGATTCAGATGAGATtatgaaaatatattattttattcatGAAAAAAGCTTCACCCCCAAATACTTGTACGAGGTTATGATGGTGAGTGCTTAGACGACTTCATCCATGAAAAAGGTGCGTGCGGCagacttaaaaaataataaatttaaaatcatACTCTTATCTCTCTGGCTTGCTCTGGTGGGCTACCCATGAGTGAGATCGGAGCCAGTCATCAGGAGAGGCACCATGAAGATGTCTTTCCCCAGAAATCATTTGTCCAGTCGGTAGAGGGCCATCCACAATCAACGACATGTGAGAGCCACCTGATAAACAAGGAACACTTTGCCCAAAGGTCAGCTTAGTTCTTTCAACGGGTGGGCCGCAGTTGTATTAAGAAGAAttagaaaattaggaaaaaaaaaaaaaaccaatgatttgcatgcaatggatatgtgtggcccacttaatgaataatAAGGCCCTTGCCTACAACTCAAGCTGATCCACTTAACAGTTAGAAAAATTACCCTTGTTCCAAATTGTACCGACTCACCTCCCAGGCAACGAGTCTTCAGTTCCTTGCCCAAAAGTGAGGCCACACGTGTgtcagaaaaatgaaaatttttaaagttttaggggagagagagagagagagagagaagcaggcTTGTCAAACTGCTCAGGTTTGGATCGGGTCCTATAGTACCCACATCCACCAGGGTAATGGGTTCTGTTGGATGCTCATGGGGTCCTTAGAATTAGGTTTTTTGTTAGGTTTGAGTtaaataagagcatttacatggtcgGCTCAGTGGattaacttattattattattattattaaataggTACTTTGAAATTAACCAGATTTGGCAATTTTCAGAACTGgttaggacaaaaaaaaaaaaaaaccaacaaaaataaataaataaataaatattgagaAATGCTCGGAACTCTCAAAGCATATAAGATGGGAAATGGTATGGGAAATGATACTATGAGgttactatgaggtcgagctgtgtgggccccaccgtgatgtgtgtcaaacatcaataccgtgcatttgatgggtcccatttagttTATGGGATATCTCGAAAATTAtccatatacagaactcaggtgagccataccatccaaaaccatgtgaagacatgcctaaaacatataaaatcacttggtggggcctacttgagttttggatgctgctgaaactcggtctaacccctcatccaaatgggacacacgatatggatgggcttgatttgtgAACCGCATCTCGGTGGGCCAATAAATGActagaatgttttaatgggagggtaacccctcttaactgttgtatatggtgtggcccacccaagccatggattaattttgatttttaagcccgtggcctaccatggaatggtgcatctgactgatggggtagttgttctacatacatcacaatggggcccacacagctcgacctcatggggagttctcatgaggtcgacctcatactACCATTTCCCATATAAGATATAGTGCTCATAGTTGTATGGGGTAAATTTGACAGCCCACTagattgatctaaaccatccattaagTCTAGAACACGTGTCAAGTGCAATCATGAAAAGCTAGACAGATCTGATGATCAAATCCATCCTAGATTTGAATCTTATTTTCTTTACCTATCCTTTTTTCAACTCAGGGAAAGGATGGTCAGGATTGCATAATGCAAGTAGATATTTAGAATCATAAGTAATCCATGATGGAAGCTATTAAATAGACGGATCGAATGGTTGGTTATACCTTTTTTTaacaaatgatcttgaccgtccatatttgaAGCCATTAATCAGATAGTTAAGACCATAATATCggtgtgatatttgcatggtCGCACATGCAAATGCATGCTGGACCTGATGTAAAGTCCAGATCAATCGATTGGGTTGTCTAAGTGTCCCAATTTTGTGCTCAATGATATCAACCATCAAGGTTGGGGACAACATTTTCAGATGCCGTATACACATCACACGTAAGCCGCATATGTAAATGGACAGCACCAACCATCAAGATTGTGGACAGCATTTTCAGATGCCGTATACACATCACACGTAAGCCGCGTATGTAAATGGACGGCAACCTGTACGCGGATTAccacctgatccatagctcaagtggcagatgagtgaaagatacctcgtttcaacactgaggtctttgtATCGATCCCTAatggtgaagtgtgaactgacagtggcgCTTGTAACAAGCTAGCAAAAAAAAACCTATCACCGTGATATTTTCGAGaaatccaactcattttaggactatAGGCAAAAATGAGCGAACTTCCACGGTTAAAATATGcgcggggccacaaaagttttgaatcatgataatatttgtgttttcggttcatcATCCTGGTGGAaatgacgttatgaatggtatggatggcatgtaaacgtcACTACCGAcacagggaggtttcaactgtaggaatttccctacccacattttccCTTAATGCGGCCCACCTTAGTCTTGTATCcttctcacttttggtctcaagtgttaaaatgagctcaaaaattggatgaacagggtggatgtttcaaaaacatcacggtgggccccacctaggtttccagggcaggaacttcctgcaaaggctttagcaggaaatccacgccgtgatgtatctgtcttatccacgccgtacgTCCGATTTATTAGCTCACTccaggcatgagtccaaaattgaagcatgtccagagctcaaatacaccacaccacaggaaacagtgtgaattgcgTTGGGGGCCACAGaggttttgtatcaagatgatatttatcgTTTCACTTCATCAATGtccgtgtaaccttatgaacaacctggatgacatataaatattactgtggccctaagaaggtttcctaggtggatgtcattatccccactttttcctgcggtgtggtccgcttgagctgtGTATATTCTTCAATTGTaggttaatgccctaaaataatctaaaaaaacggatgaacggcgaggataagacacatacatccacggtggtccccaaagagtttactcagtacccaatcTGCTTTCTATAGAACGCGTGCTTGCGATTGTGTTGGACCGGAATCCTCTGCAACACCTGTTTTCGCGTAAGATACTGAAgcttatgggtcccaccatgctgtatatgtaaaatctagTTCATCCATCAAGTTCTATCCTCGCTTCTAAGACCTGGAGGAAAAACCCCAGcgagatccacaactcaggtgggccacaccacagggaaacattgggatgggatgccgtccatatgtttgtgTGTGGGACGACATGGtacgtatctttcatcaaacgcGTTGATCAGATATAACTCACCGCAAACACAAAATTAAGCTGAtccattatcaggtgggccaaaccatcaTGTAAACTTATAGGATTTAGGAGCAGTTTTACATTGTTTTCATTGGTAACCCCATTGTAATCTTTACAAGATTTATATATGTGCGGTTAATTCGatggttctcacctgatgaacgggttggatttacaGATAAAACATGGTGGTCCCACAGAACTCGGGTGTTTATTCTTGGAGACGATTCCGGTCAGATTATCTCCTGCGTAACATCGTACAACGTTGTATAAGACACGCATATTTAGTCAGACGACCACGGGCTGTCCATTTATTATTAGTAATGTCTACCCCATCTGACGATGGACCATTATAATTTTGTGCCGAGTCGATTTTTATGATGCGGCCCACACTTTTAACGGCTCGGATGTTTACATAAGCGACACGTGAAAGGGTGTATTGCGAACTTCTCCTCCTTGGGAATGGATTCCTCGACCTCCCCGGTGCATGATAGCAGTACTGTGCAAAACATTTAATAGATTTGCATTATTGCAGGACCTGTTCGTTGCCTGGGCGGGCGTATTTTTCTCCGGCGTACGGTCATCAATCGCAAAGAACGCGGTAAGCTCTTCCGAGAAAACCCTGGAAATTCTCCAGAGAGAGATTTCTCTTGATTTTTTTGCAGATTATGATGATCGTAGTTTCCTCTAATCTGATCTCGATTTCGCTGATTGCTGTTTTCGTTATTTATCTGGAAATTTAAACGATCGGTTCTGATTTCCTGTTGAATGAGTGAAATCGCAGATCGcatgtttctttttattttcgaTTCTTTGTTTACTGAGAAAAGTATTAATGGATTTGCATGTTAGATGAATGAATTTTGATGAATTGTATTGGATTTCTTTTTTACGGAATTGtctgatttctatttcctttcctttttaatttttaatttttaattgtgtTCTTGCGGTCTAATAGATGAAGGTTGAAGCTTATTTATGTATATGATGCCTGAGCTGAGTTGGGAATTTGTGTGAAATTCTATGTGTATGAGTTGTGGTCATGAATGGCGATTCAATGAGGGGTTCGCATGTGAGGGTCGTGATTGAGGTAGAGGTTGAGCATTCGAACTGTACCTATAATATAGTATATTTTTAAGAAACCATAGAGCACCTTGGTTGAACCGGTGTCTGCTGACCCCTGTACTTTTTCAATGGCCTGTTTCAGTCCAAACTCAACCAGATGTAGCTGCTCTGTAAAAGCATCCAATTTCCTGCCTGATCACGGGCCTCGTCCCAGAGGGAGGGGTGTATAGTGTGAATTTTAGGACATGCCATATGGGGTTTCCATCTCCCTTGATCGAGTCCCTGCTTCACCTATGATTGATTGAACTATCGATGGTTTCCAGTGTGGAGTTCAGTTTGGAGGTTCAATGGTCCTAATTTCAGCCCATACCAATAAAATTCACAAGGCATGAAATCTGTCTGATTCCTCGACAGCTGGAGCTGCTTTCTGACATTAAAGCCGCCAGTCTTCCTTTCCAGGATTGGTTTACAGAGTAATCAGTATTCTCTTCCTCCCTTGCCTCTTGCCGATGATGCTATTGCTTTCTCTACTGCAGATCTAGAAGGCTTGACGCCAAAAGCAATATGGGTTGATGCCAATAGTTTCCAAGCACAAACATCCTAGGAGGGCTCGGTACCTTGGCCCTGGTGGTGTTACCAGGCCTTGGGTGAGACCTGACAATTAATAGAAAAACAGATGCTGGAGCTGAAAGTTATGCCCTCAGCTAGTCAGGGCATTCGTGTGGGATCCCAAACCAAAGCCTTCCTCTCCTAGGAATGCCTGGCCGAGTTCAAGAGCCATCTTGGATGGCCTTCAACTTTGCATAGATTTGAACTCCCTACCGGTTTTAATTCAGAGCGGTTCTCTGAATGCAATTTGGCTATTAATAGGAAGATTGATCCTCCTTGTTCGGCATGGAGTTGGTGCCTGAACATCTGCTCTCAGCTTCATATTTGCTTCTATCAATGAAGCAATTGTTTATTGTGTTTCATGCATATACTTTTAGTAATTCATAAACAGATAATAGAAAATAACTCATTTATTGTTTATCAACCTATGTAATGAATAGATACCGCTTGttataatcaacctatgtaatgaATAGATAGCGCTTGAttataatcaacctatgtaatagtttattacattgtgttcgtgggagttttatgctctcattgccggtcccCATCACGGATAAAGATGAAGGGTTGCGATACATTCGCAGCTAGCGTCGAGCTTATGCCGTAACTTCCAACGTGAATCCAaagcagaaaaggattcatgtagccgaacccaattagttgggataaggcttaaatgatgatgaaacaaataataaaaaatgaacaTAAAAATGTCAACTTACTGGTCCACTACAAGAACTAGACCTAAGAAGTGAAAAGATTTGAAGAAGGGAAGAAGCTAATCTAATTGACCTCAAAAGCGAGAGACAACAATGTTCAAGGCCAAGGGGGATGAGATGAAAGTAGGATGGCTTGCCACGCCGACACCGGAAAGTTTCAAAAGAACTGTTAGTGAGAAGTTTACTGGATTTGAAACTCCTGCCTGCTATAACTTGTTGCATCTAGTCCAGGCCGGGTTTTAGAATTGGGTCAGctaagcatcatcatcatcatctaaaccttatctcACCTAATTGGGGTCCATTACACGAGTCTTGTTCCGCCATtcaactctatcaaggaccatatcctcattGGTAATCAAATCTTGGGAAGGAAGATTGACAATTGCAAATTCGTCTTAGGTGGAATGAAGTCCAGGAATATGAAAAGAATGAGGGAATTGGTTTggggaggatgagggagagaaaCTAGAGCCTCAGTGGTTGAGGTTTGAGAAAGTGAAAGATCTGTTTTGGAGATGGTGAACAAAAAGAATGGCTTTTCCAATTAGGGGTGGGACCCAGTAGTGATGAAATGTGGCAACGGTACCAATTTATGAAGTGTATTAGTAAGATGGGAAATGATAAGAAGGTTTGTGCAAATTTCTAAAAGAGCAAACTAGATTCAAGACATGACAATGTGGAGTGTGTCTTTGGGATGATGGATTGCTAGGTGATAAGCCACTGAGTGTGATTTTTCTTATTATATACAGAGTGGCTGCAAATAAAGAAGTGTCTGTGAATGGTGCTTTGGGGAGTGCCTGGTttggaatttaaattttgaaagagATGTAAAGGATAATGAAATGGTAGATTCTTGAGAGCTGCTGCATTGACTTCAGTCAGTTTCTCCCTCCTTCGATGTGGAGGATACCAAAGTGTGGAAACAGAATGCTTCGGGTAGTTCTCAACAAAATAGTCTTTTGAAGCTTCAAGGAAGATTCATCACCTTTTTCCCACCTTGTTTGGGCCACTGCTACTCCCCCTAAAGTTTTTGTTTTTGAATAGATGACAGTGAAGGGCACAAATCTTACCCATGGACCACCAAAAGAGCAGGGGTATCGACCTTCCTAACAGGTGGGTGATGTGCAAGGAGGAGCATATGCATCATCTTTTCCTCCTTAAAATGTACGTTTAGCTATTAATCCAGTTTTCTAACCATCTGCAAGGGTAGTAGGAAAGTAGAATCTTGAAGACATTTTCAAAATCAAATGAGATAAGCCAGCAGCATTAATTAGGAAGTCACCTCTAAACCCACGTCCAAAAGCCACCACattagagagagagggggagggcAGGAGCTCTCTGCCTCTTCCACTGGTTGCAAGAATTCAACTTTTATCACACGAGCAAAAACATGGCACGATGGTCTGATATCTGTGCTGATCAGtatgtgggaccccaccatgttcgTGTTATTGCATGGAAACAAGGCCACTAGTGCTATTGGTGGATCTCTCTTCTCACGTGCATAGCATGTGACTTTGCTATTGTTTTTACTGAGAGTACTTAACTGTAactcattttgaaagataatggcATATTTCTGTGATTTTATATTTGCAACAATCCTTCAATTTTTCTTGGgctatttaaagattttattccTTGTTTTGAACGCTGGTTTTCGTTGCCCACTTTGGAACTCTTTTGTTCTATGTAGTTAGCCACCCTCGTGAAATTGTTTCATAGTTTGCTAACCAGGAGTTGGCCCAGGACCTTGTCCGTCACTGGGTAGGGTCAACCTGGGACTCAGTGGATTGACCAGTGGGTCAAGAAATAGTATGATATTATTTCTATTATGaaaatatattatatcataataTGATACGTAGGTGCGTCTTGGATCAACCTTGGGACTTGGGCACATCCTGGATCGACCAGCCTGGTTTGAAAACTAACAGTTGTATCATGCTTGCATAGGTCACTCATGCAGTGTTCTAATCTCTTATAATGTTTCTCTTGGTGGATATCTATTAGGAAGGGCTTCTCCGCGTGGCCAGTTCTAGCCCCTTGGGTTCGTTTTGGGGCTTTAGATCAATCGTATTAACTCAAGATAAATATGGTTTTGAGCTTCCAAAGGAAGATTCCTACTTTGCTGGACCTCTGTATTCAGACTGCTATAGATAATATTAGGTATATTGGAGATGTTGGGGAAACGGACATATACCTGCTGAAGGACATATTACCTCACTGTACACTTGATCAATTAATGCACATTGAGGAGTGTTCACAGGTAAGTTATAAAATTTTCCTACCTCTTTCTATCAATTTATGTTTTTCTACAGTTAACTGGTTAGTCTTTGCTGTCACGGCAGATGCTGCTGCTTCCATGTTATCGCTTGTAAATTGATTGCTTGATATTCTGATGTGATATTCATCTGTCTTTTACTTGTTGTAAATTATTGCAGGGAAGAGACCTGAGTCCAGTAACTGATAATTTGTGGAAAAATTTTTACGAAAAACATTTTGGTGAGGAAAGTGTTAATCTTGTTGTCAAAAGGATGAAGCGGAAGCAAGTTGTATTTAAGTGGAGGCTACTGTATGAagtatgtttttttctttttctttttccttttttcctgttACAATTTTCTTATCTAATTATCCATTAAAAAATTGTCCTCTATATTGTTGGATTTGATGTGCTCTATCCTGATTTCTTTAAATGTGGCTGCAATATTCTTAGATGCGTCTGTTGTTATGGTCTGGTAGGAAAGGAATTTGTTTTCAACTGCTGTCATTCATTTGCAGGCAAAAGTAAAAGAGAGGGATGAAGCTCAGCAGAAATCAGTTGATCGACTGAAGAAGCTTTATGAAGAAGAGGGTGTTAGTAAGTTATTTTCCATCTTATTATCTTTCGTTAGTTGTAATGTTAATGTTTTTATGTCCCTGCTTTTATTGTTATCTCTGAATGATTAACCTGCTTTCCCATCCAATGCATAACACACTGTCATGGATTTGAGTTCTAAGCTTCATATTCAGCTTTGGCTGGGTTAGCTATGATGGATTAATATGAACCTATTTTTGCACAATGTagaaagcatttttttttttttttttgaaaatcgacAATATATTAATAAGACAAAAGATACAAGAAAAGGAGAGAGTCCGCTGAGGAGGCGGACTCAAACTAAACTCCTATAAAAAGAAGATCACAGCCCTTTAACAGATCAACTTGAGACTCCCATTCTATCAAGAGACGTTTGGCCTTAGAGATAATAACATGGACAGAATTCGAGACGTCCGAgaagcatctcccatttctttcttcccagacTGACCACCAAACCGCGACAATGGCCATCCTCCATAACCTGGTCCTGTGCTTGCCGATATTGACCCCATGCCAAGCTTGAAGGAATTGATCCACCACTCCAGGGACACACCAACTGATATTGAACCGTGAACAAAACTCGGACCAAATAGAAGTAATGAAGGAGTAGTGCAGAAGGAGATGATCAATTGTCTCTTCATTACACATGCAGCATAGGCAGATATTCACAATGGCCATCCCCCTTCTTCTCAGATTCTCAACTGTTAGAATTTTCTTCTTGCCTGCTAACCAACCGAACACCACAATCCTTGGGGGAGCTGAATATTTCCAGATATGAAAGGGCCGCTGGGATTCTGAAGCCACCCGGTTACTAAGAAGCAAGTTGTACAGGGATTTGACAGAGAATCTGCTGGCCTTGTCCAGTTTCCAGATTAAGGAATCTTCCATAGACTGGTTTTGAGAAGCTGCATGGATACATTCCAGGAGATCCGCATATTCGCTGATTTCCGAGTCTTCCAAATTTCTTCTGCAAATCAGATTCCAAACAATTTTGTCCCCAACGACAGAATAACAATCGGCCACAGGGATATCCTTGGAAGGAGCGAGGAGATAAATGTTCGGGAATCTGTCTTTAAGGGGAGAATTGCCCACCCAGATATCAACCCAAAAACGGATATTGGGGCCCTTGCTGAGTAGAATGCATTGAATAAGGGAGAACATAAAATTTATGCTTTCTCATTCTAGGTCTTCCTAGAATCATTCTTCTCTAAGAAGATCATAGTTTGCGAGTCATCATAACTCTATTTTTTATGGCTTTTCATTTAAGACAATAACCAAGTACTATCACCACCTAGATTAGCAATTTTGAAATATGGACATGCTAGGTACATGACTAATGCCTACAGCAACTTCAGTTTGTGGAATTGGAATTCACTAGTAACTGAGATAATATGCGGCTTTATATGAGCTCACATGTTAGCAAGATTTGCATACTTAAAAGTTTATATCAAGCACTAAATATCATTCTATCCTTGTAGGAAAACAAAGTCGGCAGATTCAGCTTTGTTCCAAGGTTCCACCTTCAAGCAAAAAGAGAAATTCTTTTGGAGGTTGAGGTTTTGTTCCCTGTTGGTTTTTATGATTTGCTCATGATGTCTCATGGCCCCGCACAGAGAAGAGTCTGTGAATTTCTGGTTACTGTTTGAGGTTATGTACTGTCAAAGTTTGTTTTCAGGCCATGGACCTGGAAACAATTTTTCAAATGTGAAGGGCAACCTGATGAAGAAGGCAAAAATGGAGTATCATAACAGGTAATTTTAGGCAAATAAATGTCTTGGGATTTCTTTTATCATTCTTAGGTACTAAAAAATGCAATAACATTTTTGTTTTGATTATTATGATGAAATTAGTGTTAAATATGTTCTCTCTGAGTTGCTGTCATGTCCTACTCCTTTGATTTGGCCAACAGCCATGAAGCCAGAGTGCATGAAGCTATGAGGAAAAAGGAATTGCAAAGGAAGTCCTTTCCGCCTCCTGGGTATGCACACTCTATTTCTTATCCATCCATCTGTAGATGTGTTTTTGAGTGCGTGCATGTGTAGGTCCTGGCCATGTTTTCCATTCTGAATCGGCATGATTTCCAAATCACGTGTCATTTGCTATCCAGTTCGCTATTTTTACCATTTTGAAGTTATGATTCTCTACTCTTGTCATTGATTAAATCATAATGTTAATTCATATTGGGAATGTGGAGATACATTCTTTGATTTATGCAATAGTAGGCAGTAGGCACATTGGTCCTTTATCTCTAATGGGTTCTGCAACTGGAAACATCGAAAGGCTGGTTTTGGTGGTCTCATTTCTGACCCTGTGGGTAAAGTTGCAGTGGTTTTTTTGCAGCCTCCTGCTGCTAATTGATTTAAAAGAATCCATCAGGATAGTGTCTTCCTCTTTCACCgtattgaggttgatttttgtAGCTTGGCTTTGGCTGATATGCTTTGGGCCACTGGAGAAGGTTTTCTCCTGAGGATATTAATGTATTTCAGGAAATTAAAGCAGCCTCCAACAGGTTAAACACTTCATTTTCCCCTAGGAATTTTGCCTCTAATGATCCCGTAATATCCCTTTGTAGTATCCTGATATCAGttcagatacacacacacacacacacacacacacacacacgatccTACCCCTAGCATGTCACACATCCATATCATGCACACGTTCCAGAGCAACCCATGATCCATGTTGCCTTGGTCATGTCATATCCATATGTGTGCACACATCCCATGCATTTACCTCTGTGCATTGTGTGGTCACATGTGCTTGACGTTTTGCCAGCTCACCGTATTCATGCTTGCTGCTTGTCCCACAGTGTTTCAAGGACAATGAAGCCAAGTGGTTTTCTTGGAAAGAGTCCAGCATCCAGTTCCAAAGTAAACAAGCCATTTGGAAGATAATAGCAGCTGGACTTGTGGTTGTTGAGAAAGCAAATCGCAGGTGTCGGTGGATTTTTGTTCACCTATTTCCATCTCTTCTAGTTTTTATTTGTATCTACAAATGGAAGGATCTGCAACTTGGTTCTTGAATTCATATGACTCGGCCTGCGTCTACATTTGCAGctccctctctcattccctctgAAAAAAGAGGGTTACTCAGATAACATAATTACTGATTTTTCCCACAGAAACCATGCCATTTTATGTTGTATCTTCCGTTGGTTTTTAAGCAATACTACATAGATAAGAGGGTTACATGGCCATTGCGTTCTGTTTATTGCCTTTTTAAATGTCAATTGATGGAATTTGAGAGTCCTCATTCCAATGTATCAGAAGGTGACAAGCGCTATCAGTGCTTGTTTATGGACAAAGGGactgtttatttattttgtttaggTTTCAATTTTCTTGACCAACACAAAATATCAGAGATCCAATCAGTCTGAAGCTCTGTGCACATGGTGCATGTGTGACATCCCTTTTGTTCCGCTGCCAAGCTCCAACAATAGCTCAATAAACGCAGCCCCCTGCATGATGGTTCCCACTCCATATCCAATgcaggccctgcatgatggacggccccacatcaaaggtgggctcactATGATAGggcggtggatatagaatatcgGTTTGACCtaattcatgtggggcccatcgttttATGGTGTCCAGGTCTGCACCGTTGATTGCAGGAGGGATTGATCTGCTACCGTTAAAATCTactggagcccactatgatatgttGTTGCCGCCCAACCTGCTGACCTAGGCCACGTGTGGCGGAGGCGGATTGGTCCTACCCCgcctgtctccagctgggaacggacaggagctttgagtggccaccgtgatgtatggatcttatccacaccgtccatccatttttccgtattttagggtataagcctaaaaatgaggcagatccaaggctcaagtggtacaccagccaatccgcttccttgctCCAGGCTCTGTGCGCCCCACCTTTTAACAGTGGGAACAACGTCCATCAGTCGAATGTTACTGgtgtccacagagatgtccgtacaaatctactctgtccagctgtattttccagttttgttgggtgtggggcccatgtgatgc
This window encodes:
- the LOC131242119 gene encoding uncharacterized protein LOC131242119; translation: MVLSFQRKIPTLLDLCIQTAIDNIRYIGDVGETDIYLLKDILPHCTLDQLMHIEECSQGRDLSPVTDNLWKNFYEKHFGEESVNLVVKRMKRKQVVFKWRLLYEAKVKERDEAQQKSVDRLKKLYEEEGVRKQSRQIQLCSKVPPSSKKRNSFGGHGPGNNFSNVKGNLMKKAKMEYHNSHEARVHEAMRKKELQRKSFPPPGVSRTMKPSGFLGKSPASSSKVNKPFGR